TACCCCATTTGCTCCTTTATATACGCACGCCTGAACCCCACTTGTCGCAACGGTCACTTGTACAAACATCCGACCTGTCCTTCAATGGTAACCTGCAGCTCTGCTCCTTCTCGTCTTTCTGCAAACAGGTACCACTCTCTGTTCGCGCATGAAAGGAGGAAGAACGACTGAGTTGAggctgaagcaaatctcgctactccaagtagcgagatttgccacgcgtcaatAGCCGGGTGAATAGGCATTTAAGATCcaaaacaaatctcgctactccaagtagcgagatttgccacgcatcGATAGTCGGGTGGATAGGCATTTAAGATCCGAAACAAATCTCGCAACtacaagtagcgagattacgtcataGTTATTATGAGAATTATTTCTTAGAAaggagtattatttaatatatatatatatatatatatatatatatatatatatatattttttaaaaagtcaaTACCGGAAAAAACTCAAGCTTGGGGAGGATGGACCAAGACACCTGGGGGTGGGCTGGACATGCGTCGCTTAAAAATTAAAAGGTTTGTGGATAAGAATCCCAGAGTTAATGTCTCTATCACGCTTTGCTCTAGTCTATTCCCTACCCCTACTCTGCATTTGGATCTCTATATATAAATCTACTTTaagtgtgtatatataaatagaGACTACTGCTGGAATATTCATTACCCAAACACAGCCAGCCCACAGATTTGTGCATAGTGTTTGGGAGATAAGAACGGGAATTGGCGAAGGCCCACCGCCATTATCGCCAAGATCTCCAACGACAATAGTATCTTCCCTGCACATTCACAGAGGCTTTACTCGGTTCATCTTCTGACTTTCTGTGTGCTCAGGGTCTTGGTAGAGCAAATGGGTTCGCTAATGGCCGGATGGGATTCCCCAGTCCGCGATCCTAAGCGTGGTAATCTCGTTAATCGATCTCgtagtttgtttttatttttctcggCTGTTTTAATTAGAGGGTGGGTTTAAAATTTCAGTGACGTACCAGAGGAACTCGTCCCTCACCAGAGGAGAGATTGACGCTTACTGGAAATCGAAGAAGAAAACAGAGGAAGAACACCTCAGAGCCATCTCTGCTTCATCCGACTGCAGCCCGGTAAGTACATAATTTCCATACCAGAAATTAACTACCAATTTGTGGAACTTCGATCTTCTTTGGAATTAGAAAGATTGGACGTGATCTGTGTGAATTGGGTGTGGCAGGAAAGCACACCAGACAAGTATTTTGAAAGAATCCTTCAAAGATCAAGCTCCCTGCCTTCATCCAATTACACGAAGAAGGACATCTTTATGGAGATGGACGAAACTGGAACAAGTTTGGAGAGACTCGTAAAGAAAAATGGCTGGTATTTACATGATTGTTGAACACTTGAACGCTGATATCTGTACTTTCAATTCAATGGGCTTGAtccctttccttctttttttatttttttcttctttctggTCTCTTGATCATGCAGGTGGACGAAGAGCAGTTTGGCATTTCTGAACGAACCTCCGGTGATTGCATCAGCAGAAGGCACTTCCCACAAGTATGCTTCGCAGTTCCATGTTGCCGGAAAATCAGAATCTTTTTCTGGGATTAGTGCTTAATTCACAGCCGATGTGTTTTCAGAACTGCTGGAGACTCTTGTCCTCGTAATCCTGTAACAAATCTGTGTAAAtttgagagtttttattttattttattttttcggtCGGGGTTGGGTTGTGCTTTAATGGACATGTAAAGTTTGGATCATGTAGATTGATCATCCCAGAATGAATGCGTGTGCTTGATCATCAAAAGTGGTTAAGTGGTCTTTTTATGTTCGAAATTTGATTTGTTTGATTCTTAGACGCCTAGATCATGACTCTCATCAAGAATTAATTAACGTGCTAGATCATAAGTGAAGATCAAGACGAGAAGCTGGTGTTTGACAATGATCAGATGGCTTCTGTTGAGGAGTCAGGGTGTGGGGAGTGAAAGAGATATTGGttctaaattcaaattcatacTAAATCATTTTTGGATGATTATGTACTGGCTACAGTAGATGTGTTGAATCCACTTGGAGTTCAGCAAGAAGGTAAAGTTTTGATATGCAACAACAATGACACCTGTTAATAACCTTTTTCATGTCTAGTACATCAGAGAAAAGAATGATGAGACCTTCAAACAGTATGTTTAGAGATGGAGAAAAGGGGTTTGAACTATTTGAATTTAGATTATTTTGACGACTTATTTGAACTATTTTTGTTACTTGTCCAAAATACAAGCAAATCCCAGTAGCCTCTCAATATTTGAAATCCATTTCCACCCTTCTCAGTCTTGTTCAGATGCAACCatcctcttttatttctttttcattCTACACTATTATTTTGTTTTCCCTATTTTGGGAACCAGCCAAAGTTACTATTCTTCCTTCCCCACACCCTCCCCCCAAaaaaacacacacatgcacaaaaCACAAAATACAAAAAGCTCAAAGCAAGTCAATATTTATGGTTCTTTTGAAATCGAAAATGGACTTTGTTGCCTAGTAAATACTTTTTTCACATTCCATAAATTTCAAAGGACCATCTTCAAGAGGAAGGATAAAAGAGATCACTCACAAAAGTCTCCCAAGTACAAAGAATAAACGTGTCCAAACAGTGTGCACTTCtccttcttttccttattttcctagtCCCAATTGATTTAATTTGAAAGAATAATCTTCTTGTGTCTTATCACATTCTCTAAAGAAACATTCTCTCTATAAAAATGTTGTACATACTGATTTTACACTCTTTTAAATTTCGGAGACCTCTGTTGTATCTCTTCaagtaaaatataatataatataattttatccATCCAATTTAATACGTTTCGATTTTTTTCAACAACAAAGTATATCAAATTGTGACTTATATTCACAATAGTAGTCCACTTAATTACACTTCATGCGAAAccttaccatatatatatatgtatatataaccaTTTTAGAGTTTGTTACATTAAGCTACATATTAAGCGAATTTTGTTGATACTGTTGATATTGAACAATGACTTGTCGTGGGTGATTGATGACCTTTTGTAGTTTCAAATACATATCAAACAAAGGTAGATTCTTCTTAGGATATTCTTGTGGCCTTTAGGGATCTAATGGAAAATAGATAAAATTGAAAaggaagaggggggggggggggaggtgtaGAGTTTTAAGTGTATTGACTATCCACTTACCTTGTGGGGGTAGTGCCCTCATATACTAATTTCTCATGAAGGTAGCAACGTGGCTAGCTTTGGCCAAGGGAACATAATTGTCTTATTCAGTTATTTGTGTATGTTCCCCACATATTCCACGTGTATAGTTATAGCCCATTTTGGGCAAAActacatgttttttttttgttggattTGTCTACATGGATAGAACCGCCTTGAATGTCATCATGGGTGATTTTCCATGTTTTGAGGTGGTCATGTGATTTGCCCATGACATACCTGACCTACCCCCCCATTCGGTTGGCCTCCTTGGTTACATGATTTACTCGTGGAAAAATTGACCAACATTAGGCCAAGTGCCCTACACATGGTCATACGAACCTGAATCAGCTGAAGTGACTTTCAtgtaatagaattgacatgcacTCACTTTGGATAGGCATTGTTAGTCACGTGGTCTTCATATAACTTAACTTGCCTTAGGCCACATGACCTACACATGACCAATCTAACCTATCTCAAGTTACGTGATTGTAGGTGGCAGACCTAATCTATCTTAGGTCACGTGACTTGCACATGACTGACCTGTCATATCTTAGGTCATATAACTTATATGTTGCTGACTAACCTTTTTGAGGGCATATGACCTACACATGACGGATTTGACCTACCAACCACTTTGGATAAGCCTTCGTAGTTATATGGCATTTGCATTGCAAAGTTAATCTACTTTAGGTCATGTGACATGCACATGACCCAACTTGACGTACTTCTACATAACCCGTATGTGGTCGTTCTGACATGCCTTAGGTCATGTGACTTACATGTGGTAAACCGAACTTGCTATAGGCCACATTGTTTGCATATGATTGACCTAACCTACCTCAAGGCATGTGACTTATATATGGTAGACGCCAATCACTTTGGGTGTAACGCCCCCAAAATATGctctgatataataataataataataataataataataacgtcATCACATGACATCTCTCATACCATATTGTCACGtccccatttttttatttttcattataatcataaaacatatatttataatatttcaaatattacatCTGTATCCATCCACTGTCTGTGGAAGCAAAAATAGACATTTCCAAAactatacataccagagtactacctccCAACCATTACTATACCATTTCCCAAGACagaactataacccaaaaattacCAAAAGCATTTATATACGTTGATTCATATCAGCACTTaccctatctgtaatatctacacCCCGACCCAGAGCTCCTATGCTTGCTTTCTTGGCAAtcttgaaatgttgaaatatttattggggtgagacacctcttagtaagacggaataaattattattagtatgtgacaAAAAAATTTTAGTATAAGCCtaatacatccattaattaactttaaatgaaatagcatttataaattgtactcacacctatataattgcaCAACACATATTTCTTTCCAGTTCATAATTTGGCTCAAAAGCCccattcataaaaaaaaatctacaaaTTACATGATCTATCCATATCAAGCACTCGCTGAGGTTGAGGCATTTCGTATCGTCGTTCCCCAATTCACCAATTCATATCAAGCACTCATTGAGATTGAAACGTTTCATATCGCCGTCCCCCAATTCAATAATTCATATCAAGCACTCGCTGAGATTGAGGCTTTTCGTATCGCCGTCCCCCAATTCAGCAAACCCTCGGGTTAAAATCCAAAGAATCAGGGCGTTTCATATCGCCGTCCCCCTTTGCCTTTCTCCGTAATTACTTTAACAAACATCAGTATGTCCACAATTTCCAATCCTTCACGAGATCGTATCAAACTATCAAATTTGCAACTCGATATCAAaacatcatatccataactcggtaTTAAACCATCATTTTTATAACTCGGTATAAATTCACATTTCTATGTGTAATTACAACTCAATATAAAATCTCAACTTTGCATATAATTATAACTCAATATAAAATCACATTTCTGCATAAAGTCACAATTTATCTGTATAATATCACAAAAGTTTCCAACCaatttatttatgtaattaaaatcatttattctcatgtcacacaatttaaatgcttaaatcATAATCCGATAAACTGTTcgataaaaatatattttactgaaaacaaaggtatgatcatctccaaAATTTTACTTTAACCCATAATAtacaattttcaggaaaaatgagatgattaccctactcacttggtttttcccaaatagatatataataatcaatttccatatgcctaaatcattcagaaaatcatatacaacattTCTGTACTCATAATCTCaattttaatcggttaaatttaaaaaataagctgacataatttattccccttaccttattcctggagtggtgcctatgatgccCAAATAATGAATCCACTTCAGTTAAAATGCTAAGAATCGGAGTTAGGATCAAAAAATGGTGTTTATTTATCAATTTGGCTGAGTtttggagagaaattgaagagagagagagagagagagagagagagagagagagagagagagagagagagagagagagagagttttttttttttttttttaaatgagctTTTGTTTATTTATAGGCTACTGGCTCAGATGAAACGTCTATGGTTTCTTGGCTTTTAACCAAATCAATTTTAACCGTTTTACATTGACCAGCCCTCGGTAATatgaaactgtcgacagttttcttgaactactactattattattattattattattattattattattattattattattattattattattattattattatcccggGTCTccacattttcccctccttataaaaatttcgtcctcgaaatttgctaactagtACTTATACCAACATCTAGAAATCACTGATATGTTTACCTGACTCTAAAAAGAGTCGGTGGCCACGTACATAGCGGTCCCGTCTCAAATTTATTAACTAccatcacttatggcggaagaatactatggttacaacaAAGGTTTCTAGGAAATTACAAGTAATcacatataaaaataaaattaaaaaaaaaaaacactcttaAACCACTCAAACATAAAGCCATTACATTAGATTTACAACCAAATACACCCAACTAGACAATCTGCACAAGGCATGCTTACATACAACCGAATACTTACTTGAACAGACACACTAACCCGCCTAGTGTTGGGCCTTGTCAAATAATTTTGGGTACTTCAGACGTATCTcctcttctaattcccatgaggtttcctcaactgcatgatttctccaaaGTACTTTTACCAACGAAATTTTCTTAGTACCCAATTCTTGCTCCTTCCAATCTAGGATCTGAACTAgcacttcatcatatgataaaGTGTCACTTACTTCCAATGACTCGTAACTTATCACATGCGAagaatctgggacgtattttaTCATCATGGACatatgaaacacgtcatggatcctagataataCTAGGGGTAAAGTTATTCTATaagcaactggaccaatcctctccagtatctcgaatgacccaatatacctagggcttaattACCCTTTtccccaaatctcataacccttttcattgcagcaatcctcaagaataacTTATCCCCCACATCAAAATCCAATTCTCATCagcgagtatcaacataactcttctaccgactctgagttgTTTTGATTCTATCCCGTATGAGTTTGATCTTTTCATAAGTCTACTGAAtaatttctggccccaaaatctgtcgtttgccaacctcatcccaatacagtggagatcgccaccttcgaccatacaatgtTTCATACGGcaccatcccaatactagcctggtaACTATTGTTGTAGGCGAACTTTACAAACAGTAGATACTGAATCTAGCTTCCTccgaaatccaacacacatgcctgtaacatatcttctaagatcTGGATTGTTCTCACCGAttatccatcagtctaggggtgaaaTATTGTACTGAAAGTCAACAGAGATCCCAAGGCCCCCTGCAAACTTTTTCAAAACTGTGAGGTAAACCATGGGTATTGATCTGATACGATGGACACTAGTatgccatggagtctaactatctcctatacATATAGCTTTACCAATCTATTCATAGCTGactttgattggaatgaagtgtgtaGTCTTTGTTAGACGgtcaacaattacccaaatgacgttttgtccatgcaatgctggcggtaacCCCGTTATGAAATCTATAGTGATGTGCTcctacttccactcaggaatgtggagtggttgcaatggcccGGCTAGTCTTTGGTGTTAAGCTTTTACCTATTGACATATAAGGCACTGCTCCACGAACCAagaaatctccctcttcatattgatctaccagaaggactctcgcaaatcccgatacattttagtgcttcctggatgcattgtatagagagagcgatgctcctcttctagaattgttcttttgatctttgtatcatcAGACATACATAATCGGGTGTGAAACCTTAAAACTCCATCATCAGTGATATTAAAATCTGCCCCCAATCTACTCCATACCTTATCCATAATTTTTACCAACTCTGTATGTGGCACCTTGAACCCGATGGGCCTGAAGTGCTATTTTTACATGCATAATTCCCTGTAATAGTCTGTGATACTATAAATTACACCACCCTCCCCCAGAAGGGGGTCCCAGGTGTTCCTGTTcataacaaaaaacaaaacatgcAACGAAAGACATTCAACCTTAAAAACACTTTATCAGAGTTCAAACCATCCCAATTATACCTATGGATATCCATATTATATATTTCATCCCAAAGTAAACCAAACATAATAAGCTAGTGTCTCATTAGCACTTACAATAGCTACCAAAAAGTCTAATCCCATCCCCGTAGTACGCTAGGCATGATTCCCTATAGGACTTGAAATATGAgatggatattggggtgagacacttctcagtaagacggattagattattatcaatgtgtggctaacatgagttttagtgtgaacataatatttccatttatttAACTAAACAGAAAATGACATTTGAAAATTGTACTCACCTGTATAACTGAAAATACATATACATTCCTTCATAACATAattcggctcaatatagcccattcctcataaattcacaaatatatgcataaaagaaccaaCCTTGTTGGGCTAACTCGGCtaatgtcatgccccgaacccgaaaatgagACCTAGGGgcgaaaatgtaatctaacctgttcctgtatcatacaaatcatccaagatacagtacaatgaataagggtccgaccccgtggggatactaggcaccctatacacatccaaagatacgcagcgaaaataaggtctttctataccagcatggtaccataccagagtctatacaagagcagaaacaaggctctatcatacaacgtacaaccgggtgcccaatatgtctcaaaacggcaacccacaaaatacaagtcctagcacttacttAAGctctacccgcagtacaccgaccactatgctcccgacacaaggacactagtttcatttacttgaaggacttgaaaaatatgtacatatagcaggggtgagacacctctcagtaaggaagaatgcaggttatatcggtgtgtggcatttgagtgttatcatgacgaaacacatatacagttaaatgtagttctagtactaatttcacaatagtgcatacacgcacacgcaTATGATCAAGCAATCTCGGTGTCGTCAAACCCTTTGGCCCAAAGTTAGCCTGTGAAATACGGCGTTGGCCTATAGCCAACCCACGAACACGgagccaccggcacatggctagtcctagactcccatgacatcgtacgAGCGTTAAAcaggtggatccacacccttcagtgatcatcTGGTAAGgatcatgccctcggatatagagccagacacttttGCCAAACATAaccagcgatttcatatgccctcggatatagagccgaacactctcagtacctggaacaaattcggaaccccgttcttactcgcatttcaaccaaacataacataaacatgcatgctcatataaccaaacaaaccacacccatttggtaatctaaaatcatggttttctaaacacatacaatttaaacaagtcaaggcacgaccatccctataacacagtataaatcaacatatacattcggttttcaacaaaaccagggatgcagcccgtcgccccctttttttcaaaactgtaatcatgaaaaatccatagttttcctccgttagatccccctaaatgagtagccaaaacacacaggaccatgaaccacagttctaccgagtctgatttcgaaaataacagACATAAACAGATTCCCTTTAACTTTcccccaaatggcaaatcccaaactctaaagctcctaaacagcgaatcaagttccaaaacctataaccaacagtacagaatatactcacaatgcTGTTCTCTATACAACTaccagatcaaaattgaaaaccgagccttatcttgattttatgccaaaacccaaaaatctccgaaacgagtttccgatctgtagaacttgtagagaatccttcactgatccttgtggtaacttcggatcgtcgaatcaGACAATAAACAACTTAGAAATCtaaagagatggagagtaggaagagtttctagagagatagatagagaaaaagagatttcttagctgagaagcaacgaaaatggatatttatagtacccttgactcaaTAGTTCTTGTCGAGGAATTGCATCCTCGTTGATGAGAccttatagtcttctcgtcgacgaaaccatgacctcgtcgacaagcctgggattttcaattttcaaaaatccctcggcttctcctcgtcgacgagccctgaatttcgtcgcacttcacaatacctctcggcttctcctcgtcaacaaacACCTACTCCTTGTAGACAAGAAATAtgaggccttcatcgacgaactctaacttcgtcgatgaagcctgtttaattacctttttacccctctcttcattaattaaacccatatttcacggttcgagttcttacagctaatgacatgcttccccccatgacgggttgtgtgatCTGAAGATTGAACTTAGCATGTGCCTAGctgactaatgctaagtcaaaacTGGTACGTCTATAAGTATGATTTGCCTACCCTGTCTCGGACTATCCTTCGGTAGGGTCTCTCGAAATGTCCTTCAGGAGGAGTCTCCTGGAATGTCCTTTAGGAGTAGTACTGTACCcaagccaaatcgactatcccacACCACACTATCATActaatgtggttgcactcactGCCTgactatagctacggtaccatgctttcaTTACATATGAtccctcagggttcttaaaccatatattgcaatttacaaaataaaaactgtaacatgatttcattttcataaaactgtataaaacctATCatgttcataattctgtataaaatataTCATTTCCTGCCTTGATATAAAATCGACATATCATAACCTCTGCATAAGCCGTCATATTCTGTCTTAGTGCAAAACTTTTTGACAAAACCATCATGTTTAATTATGCCATAATACtcgttttcatgccacacaattttgactgataaatcataatataataaactgttAGAGGAACATATAATTTGCTGAAAACAGGGGTatctctagggtttaatttaattcaactatatgttttactagaaaaaggagatgatcaaccCATTCACTCTagttttcccaaatatgtataataatcaaaactatcattttcatatgcctgattcGTTCAGAAAAAcatattgtaatgacccaaaaaaatattaataataataattttaaaaaattattattattaattaattaattattattaagaaaattaattaaattaagaaatttgaggattttggatatatataagtatatatgtaagtatatatatataagtatatataaaagtttaaagtatataataaaggaaagaaaaaaaaaaaaaaacttaaaggctaagtttccTGAGCAAGCAGGAAGAggagaagaaataagaaaaaaaaaaaaattcacgcgCAGAACAgcagggaaagaaagaaagaaaaaaaaaaatttttctttcagctcacgttctccactcctcttctttctacgattttgCGGCGGATTCTCTCCCAATtggaaatccgaaaataccactaaactccattctccgccaccgacatatctaccgaagtggatttgtcgtaggagcaacgtGAGCATATCTCCttgggtaaggcaaattctcattcttacctcaatttttcttaaattttaagccaaatgggcgattagacaccaccacgataatttagggatgattctctatgaATCTAGTGGAGTGGATTTCTCGCGGGATTGTTGTAGgaatagccccaaaattaggataaatgagttatttagaaattaattattatttaattaatgtaaattaggaaatgttaaaataatattttattggggttgatttgattgaatcagggttcgggtgagtgccacgggtataattttgggagccctgcaagtgtggttcaggaaattaggtaagggggaataaaattatatcggTATTTATTAAGGTAAACCAGTTATTTACaagcgtatgaaatttattatttatctatttgatttttagaaCCGTCTAAGTActaaaaaatgatgatatttgtttaagatttatatttgggataattgcatatgatattaaattcgtgtgacataagagtaatttttcctaataaattgaatatgaattactgtggtatttgggtttgcatgtgaggatatttggaatgattatgacatgatgaataagttgttatgtttgactcctgtgtggaaatgtattggtctattgggatactgtgtgggaaatgaattgatctgttggattcttgtatggaaatg
The sequence above is a segment of the Malania oleifera isolate guangnan ecotype guangnan chromosome 8, ASM2987363v1, whole genome shotgun sequence genome. Coding sequences within it:
- the LOC131163039 gene encoding uncharacterized protein LOC131163039 isoform X2, encoding MGSLMAGWDSPVRDPKLTYQRNSSLTRGEIDAYWKSKKKTEEEHLRAISASSDCSPESTPDKYFERILQRSSSLPSSNYTKKDIFMEMDETGTSLERLVKKNGWWTKSSLAFLNEPPVIASAEGTSHKYASQFHVAGKSESFSGISA
- the LOC131163039 gene encoding uncharacterized protein LOC131163039 isoform X1 encodes the protein MGSLMAGWDSPVRDPKRVTYQRNSSLTRGEIDAYWKSKKKTEEEHLRAISASSDCSPESTPDKYFERILQRSSSLPSSNYTKKDIFMEMDETGTSLERLVKKNGWWTKSSLAFLNEPPVIASAEGTSHKYASQFHVAGKSESFSGISA